Proteins found in one Paralichthys olivaceus isolate ysfri-2021 chromosome 19, ASM2471397v2, whole genome shotgun sequence genomic segment:
- the LOC109635949 gene encoding KATNB1-like protein 1: MKQVDIINKDELDKERFQVHYGVRSPSAAKRLSSCKRKGCPQVEVGAKLHRRASDVGCARDPGMANKENELTCSDDVRGIHYNDNCGLPVNSAEASKMAGASSKYSDFAELSKDHEAMTHILFGRNLRLQVAQTLWRRNASELVAYLIRFQDTGVLLDCLPVLTKDLQTEAPCLSLGCCVDLLPQVKVILASKYEAHIMVGLHWVQSVIKKWWPELSKNEKRLRDSCSEDRNIDVMKQRLKDLWKDGARLCLVPGSTGELAKAIEAYLSQLP, translated from the exons ATGAAGCAG GTGGATATTATAAATAAGGACGAGTTAGATAAAGAAAG ATTTCAGGTGCATTACGGAGTACGCAGTCCGAGCGCAGCAAAGCGATTGTCGTCTTGCAAGAGGAAGGGTTGTCCGCAGGTGGAGGTGGGCGCGAAGCTGCACCGTAGAGCGTCAGATGTAGGCTGTGCCCGTGACCCCGGCATGGCCAACAAAGAAAATGAGCTGACGTGCTCCGATGACGTGCGGGGCATTCACTACAATGACAACTGTGGGCTCCCTGTGAACTCTGCAGAGGCCTCCAAGATGGCAGGGGCCAGCTCCAAGTACAGCGACTTTGCCGAG CTGTCGAAGGACCACGAAGCTATGACTCACATCCTTTTTGGAAGGAATCTACGACTTCAAGTGGCTCAAACACTATGGCGAAGAAACGCCAGTGAATTAGTGGCCTATCTCATAAG ATTTCAAGACACAGGGGTGCTGCTTGACTGCTTACCTGTCTTAACTAAAGA TCTTCAAACTGAAGCACCATGTTTGTCACTTGGCTGCTGTGTTGACCTCCTGCCCCAAGTCAAAGTGATTCTTGCCAGTAAATACGAAGC ACACATCATGGTGGGTTTACACTGGGTTCAATCCGTCATCAAGAAGTGGTGGCCAGAACTTTCAAAGAACGAGAAAAGACTGCGGGACAGTTGTTCAGAGGACAG GAATATTGACGTCATGAAGCAGCGGCTGAAGGACTTGTGGAAGGACGGAGCCCGACTATGTTTGGTTCCAGGATCAACAGGAGAGCTGGCAAAG GCCATCGAGGCGTATCTGTCACAGCTGCCCTGA